One Streptomyces sp. CG4 genomic window, GAGTTCATCCGCTTCCGCGGCGACCGGATCACCATGAGCGGCCTGCTTCCCCGGTCGTAGCCACCCCGCCGCACACATCCCTGCCTGCACGTTTCCTGGAGACAGCCATGCCCTTGGCGCCCCAGCGGGCCGACGTGCCCGTGACCATCGACGAGTCGAAGTGCATCGACGGCTGCACCCTCTGCGTGGACATGTGCCCGCTGGACTCCCTCGCCATCGACGAGACCAACGGCAAGGCGTACATGCACGTCGACGAGTGCTGGTACTGCGGCCCCTGCGCGGCCCGCTGCCCCACCGGAGCCGTCACGGTCAACATGCCCTACCTGCTGCGGTGAGAGGGACAACCACCATGAAACGAACGGCAGTTGCCGCCTCGGCAGTCGCGCTCCTCCTCTCCCTGTCCGCCTGCGGCAGCAGCGCCGAGGCAGGCAGCGGCTCCACGGTCACCGTGACCGTCGGCTACCAGTCCAAGACCATCAACACCGTCACCGCGGGCACCCTGCTGCGCTCCCTCGGCTCCTTCGAGAAGCAGCTCAACTCCCTGCACGACGGCCACACCTACAAGGTCGACTGGCAGGACTACGCCACCGGCGCCCCGATCACCGCCCAGATGACCGCCGGCAAGATCGACATCGGTTCGATGGGCGACTTCCCGCTGCTGCTCAACGCTGCTCGCGGCAAACAGCTCGGCCGCCCCACCCACCTGGTCTCGGTGACCGGTTACAACCTGCGCGGCGGCCTCAACACCGTCGTCACCGCACCCGATTCGAAACTCGCCACCCTGAGGGACCTGAAGGGCAAGAAGGTCTCCACGAGTGTCGGCTCCGCCGCCGACGGCACCCTCGTACGGGCCCTGCAGCGCGCCGGCATCGACCCGG contains:
- a CDS encoding ferredoxin family protein, which produces MPLAPQRADVPVTIDESKCIDGCTLCVDMCPLDSLAIDETNGKAYMHVDECWYCGPCAARCPTGAVTVNMPYLLR